One genomic region from Solwaraspora sp. WMMD792 encodes:
- a CDS encoding cupin domain-containing protein, which translates to MQHFTIATVAEQSPDFRRVLWTGEHSQLVIMTIPPGGEIGEEVHEDIDQILTFVSGVGEALVAGERQAVAAGDLVAVPAGTKHNFVNTGPNPLVLYTVYGPPEHADGAVHHTKEEADAAEASGQDEPPTS; encoded by the coding sequence ATGCAGCACTTCACGATCGCCACCGTCGCTGAGCAGAGCCCCGACTTCCGCCGGGTGCTCTGGACCGGTGAGCACTCCCAACTTGTGATCATGACCATTCCGCCGGGCGGCGAGATCGGCGAGGAGGTCCACGAGGACATCGACCAGATCCTCACCTTCGTCAGCGGTGTCGGCGAAGCGCTGGTGGCCGGCGAGCGGCAGGCCGTCGCCGCCGGTGACCTGGTCGCCGTGCCGGCCGGCACCAAGCACAACTTCGTCAACACCGGCCCCAACCCACTGGTGCTCTACACCGTCTACGGTCCGCCGGAGCACGCCGACGGTGCGGTGCACCACACCAAGGAGGAGGCGGACGCGGCGGAGGCGTCCGGCCAGGACGAGCCGCCCACGTCGTGA
- a CDS encoding Hsp70 family protein, with amino-acid sequence MSGMSDQPVLVVDFGTSSSAAMVVTGETGELVPDPVTGAPTWPSAVHWDGQSMIVGALAERRKRSEPTAYAAEFKRGMAADVPMTLGDRRFRPIEQVAAVLTALRAEAERRYGAPVHRTVVTVPASYGPDDPRRAQMIAAAEAAGLGPVELLPEPVAAAFAPVAGPPPVPGELVLVYDLGGGTFDTALVRIDERWHEVLGHAAIDDCGGRDIDALLAGRIHADGQQWLAPLLASAAASQSAPATLRLGMAVTDFANRIKHQLSDTPAVEDFLLPDTPAYRLTRADLAQLVAPLLDRTIACCRQMLAAVGVPPASIGSVLLVGGGARMPAVAQAVHDAFQRPLRQVEEPELATVHGAARWLPRSGPRTIRASTETTAMVPLSFGIPGGSARLHRWLVVPGQPYPAGTPLARVRLPGGALWDLVAATPGTLDRLLVPPSAEVTSHQWLALATG; translated from the coding sequence ATGTCTGGGATGTCTGACCAGCCCGTCCTGGTGGTCGACTTCGGCACCTCCTCCTCCGCCGCGATGGTGGTCACCGGTGAGACCGGCGAGCTGGTACCGGACCCGGTCACCGGCGCGCCGACCTGGCCGTCGGCGGTGCACTGGGACGGCCAGAGCATGATCGTCGGCGCGTTGGCGGAGCGGCGGAAGCGGTCCGAGCCGACCGCGTACGCCGCCGAGTTCAAACGCGGCATGGCCGCCGATGTGCCGATGACGCTCGGCGACCGCCGGTTCCGGCCGATCGAGCAGGTCGCGGCGGTGCTGACCGCGCTGCGGGCGGAGGCCGAGCGGCGGTACGGCGCCCCGGTGCACCGGACCGTGGTGACGGTTCCGGCGTCGTACGGCCCGGACGACCCGCGTCGCGCGCAGATGATCGCCGCGGCCGAAGCGGCCGGTCTCGGCCCGGTCGAGCTGCTGCCGGAGCCGGTCGCGGCCGCGTTCGCCCCGGTCGCCGGCCCACCGCCGGTCCCCGGCGAGCTGGTGCTGGTCTACGACCTGGGCGGAGGCACCTTCGACACGGCACTGGTGCGCATCGACGAACGCTGGCACGAGGTGCTCGGACACGCGGCGATCGACGACTGCGGCGGCCGGGACATCGACGCGCTGCTGGCCGGACGGATCCACGCCGACGGCCAGCAGTGGCTGGCGCCGCTGCTGGCCAGTGCCGCAGCCAGCCAGTCCGCCCCGGCCACGTTGCGGCTCGGCATGGCGGTCACCGACTTCGCGAACCGGATCAAGCACCAGCTCAGCGACACCCCGGCGGTGGAGGACTTCCTGCTGCCGGACACCCCGGCGTACCGGCTGACCCGAGCGGACCTGGCGCAGCTGGTGGCCCCGCTGCTGGACCGCACGATCGCCTGCTGCCGGCAGATGCTGGCCGCCGTCGGGGTGCCACCGGCAAGCATCGGATCGGTGCTGCTGGTCGGCGGCGGGGCCCGGATGCCTGCCGTGGCGCAGGCGGTACACGACGCCTTCCAGCGCCCGCTGCGTCAGGTGGAGGAGCCGGAGCTGGCGACCGTGCACGGTGCCGCCCGGTGGCTGCCGCGCAGTGGCCCACGGACCATCCGCGCGTCGACGGAGACCACCGCAATGGTTCCGCTGTCGTTCGGCATCCCGGGCGGGTCCGCGCGGCTACATCGCTGGCTGGTGGTGCCGGGCCAGCCGTATCCGGCGGGCACCCCGCTGGCCCGGGTCCGGCTGCCCGGCGGCGCGCTGTGGGATCTGGTGGCCGCGACGCCGGGCACACTCGACCGGCTGCTGGTGCCGCCCAGCGCCGAGGTCACCAGCCACCAGTGGCTGGCGCTGGCCACCGGCTGA
- a CDS encoding roadblock/LC7 domain-containing protein has product MNSPYTPDTAERPTAPAGNGSLSAEAQTFNWLLDSFTSSTAGVREAIAVSSDGLLMAMSAIKDRANAERLAAVVSGMTSLAGGAANWYSLGTLNRVVVDMADGYLLVSSISSGSVLGVIADRSASLGTVAYEMTLFAGRAGGPLTPRLIAELKNSVQS; this is encoded by the coding sequence ATGAACAGTCCCTACACGCCGGACACCGCAGAACGCCCGACGGCCCCGGCCGGCAACGGCTCGCTGAGCGCCGAAGCGCAGACCTTCAACTGGCTGCTGGACTCGTTCACATCCAGTACAGCCGGGGTCCGCGAAGCCATCGCGGTCTCCTCCGACGGACTGCTGATGGCCATGTCCGCGATCAAGGACCGGGCCAACGCCGAGCGGCTGGCGGCGGTGGTGTCCGGCATGACCAGCCTGGCCGGTGGTGCGGCGAACTGGTACTCGCTCGGCACGCTGAACCGGGTGGTGGTGGATATGGCCGACGGCTACCTGCTGGTCAGTTCGATCAGCTCCGGGTCGGTGCTGGGGGTGATCGCCGACCGCTCGGCCAGCCTTGGCACCGTCGCCTACGAGATGACCCTGTTCGCCGGGCGCGCCGGCGGCCCGCTCACTCCCCGGCTGATCGCCGAGTTGAAGAACTCCGTCCAGTCGTGA
- a CDS encoding Gfo/Idh/MocA family oxidoreductase: protein MALRFGLFGTGHWAAETHAAGLATHPGAELVGVWGRDRAKATALAQRYGVAPYQDVDALLADVDAVAVALPPDVQAGIAVRAADAGRHLLLDKPLALTLPDADRVVAAVDRRDVASVVFFTSRFNPAMIDFLARPADGAWHGARGALFAAISEPGNPYGASPWRRTYGGLWDIGPHVLSVLLPVLGPVARVAAMPGPAGGVHLLLRHTGGATSTLSLNLDGPVAAKTFDVTFFGEPGIVPVPHRDVTTGQAFHAAIDALLKQVTAGAPGHPCDVRFGRQVVAVLAAADTARAEQRTVDVPAGKPVA from the coding sequence ATGGCATTGCGGTTCGGTCTGTTCGGCACCGGGCACTGGGCGGCCGAGACCCACGCGGCCGGGCTCGCCACGCACCCCGGCGCGGAGCTGGTCGGGGTCTGGGGACGGGACCGGGCGAAGGCCACGGCGCTGGCGCAGCGGTACGGCGTCGCGCCGTACCAGGACGTGGACGCGCTGCTCGCCGACGTTGACGCGGTCGCCGTCGCCCTGCCGCCCGACGTACAGGCCGGGATCGCGGTCCGCGCCGCCGACGCCGGCCGGCACCTGCTGCTGGACAAGCCGCTGGCGCTGACCCTGCCGGACGCCGACCGGGTCGTCGCAGCGGTCGACCGGCGGGACGTCGCCTCGGTGGTCTTCTTCACCAGCCGGTTCAACCCAGCCATGATCGACTTTCTGGCCCGGCCGGCCGACGGTGCCTGGCACGGTGCCCGGGGAGCGCTGTTCGCAGCCATCTCCGAGCCCGGCAATCCGTACGGTGCCTCGCCCTGGCGGCGTACCTACGGCGGGCTGTGGGACATCGGCCCGCACGTGCTGTCGGTGCTGCTGCCGGTGCTCGGCCCGGTCGCCCGGGTCGCCGCGATGCCCGGCCCGGCCGGCGGGGTGCACCTGCTGCTGCGGCACACCGGCGGGGCCACCAGCACGCTGTCGCTCAACCTGGACGGCCCGGTGGCGGCGAAGACCTTCGACGTCACGTTCTTCGGTGAGCCCGGGATCGTGCCGGTGCCGCACCGGGACGTGACCACCGGGCAGGCGTTCCACGCGGCCATCGACGCGCTGCTCAAGCAGGTCACCGCCGGGGCGCCGGGGCACCCGTGCGACGTACGGTTCGGCCGGCAGGTGGTGGCCGTCCTGGCCGCCGCCGACACCGCCCGGGCCGAGCAGCGCACCGTCGACGTCCCGGCTGGAAAACCGGTCGCCTGA
- the erm gene encoding ErmE/ErmH/ErmO/ErmR family 23S rRNA (adenine(2058)-N(6))-methyltransferase — translation MPRHHRKPDPTGNFDPTRNLDPTRVGAATGGARTRRVYSQTFLHDRSAIDRVVRAVRPTPGELTIEVGAGTGQLTRVLARALARVDGRLLAYEVDPNLSARLARRCADLPNVTPAPGDFLAAEPPAEPFAVVGNIPYAATAPIVRWCLHAPRLRAATLVTQLEYARKRTGDYGRWSLLTVRTWPEFDWRLAGRLPRTAFRPVPRVDGAILRLARRPAPLVPPAAIAAYQGLVELGFSGVGGSVPASLRRGFPARRVDAALRATRIPVDALAGEIWPEQWLTLFRLITAR, via the coding sequence GTGCCTCGCCACCACCGCAAACCTGACCCGACGGGCAACTTCGACCCGACCAGAAACCTTGACCCGACCCGGGTCGGTGCCGCCACCGGCGGCGCCCGGACCCGTCGGGTCTACTCGCAGACCTTCCTGCACGACCGGTCGGCCATCGACCGGGTGGTCCGGGCCGTACGGCCCACGCCCGGTGAACTGACCATCGAGGTCGGTGCCGGAACCGGGCAGCTGACCCGGGTGCTCGCCCGGGCGCTCGCCCGGGTCGACGGCCGTCTCCTGGCGTACGAGGTCGATCCGAATCTCAGCGCGCGCCTGGCCCGCCGGTGCGCCGATCTGCCGAACGTGACGCCGGCACCCGGCGACTTCCTGGCCGCCGAACCGCCGGCCGAGCCGTTCGCGGTGGTCGGCAACATCCCGTACGCCGCCACCGCGCCGATCGTGCGGTGGTGCCTGCACGCGCCCCGGCTGCGCGCCGCCACCCTGGTGACCCAGTTGGAGTACGCCCGCAAACGCACCGGCGACTACGGTCGATGGAGTCTGCTCACCGTCCGTACCTGGCCGGAGTTCGACTGGCGGCTGGCCGGTCGGCTGCCGCGCACCGCGTTCCGGCCGGTGCCCCGGGTGGACGGCGCGATCCTGCGGCTGGCCCGCCGACCGGCGCCGCTGGTGCCACCGGCCGCGATCGCGGCGTACCAGGGGCTGGTCGAGCTCGGGTTCAGCGGTGTCGGCGGTTCGGTGCCGGCGTCGCTGCGGCGTGGCTTTCCCGCCCGGCGCGTCGACGCGGCGCTGCGGGCCACCCGGATCCCGGTCGACGCCCTGGCCGGCGAGATCTGGCCGGAGCAGTGGCTCACCCTGTTCCGGCTGATCACCGCCCGCTGA
- a CDS encoding DUF742 domain-containing protein, with protein sequence MTRPPYGADEPVDPQPRIRPYLRTPPSGDTPAAGGGLPGVGESDGGGPDRSDGDAAPTTLRPFVLTAGRVTGADPDINLETQVTARVPDLFDPGPSVSGLAPELRAIISLAADPISVAELSARLGLHLGVTRVLVGDLRASAHLDVHVPDVDAPADADTILRVIRGLRAIS encoded by the coding sequence GTGACCCGACCGCCGTACGGGGCGGACGAGCCGGTCGATCCGCAGCCGCGGATCCGCCCCTACCTGCGTACCCCGCCGTCGGGTGACACCCCGGCGGCGGGCGGGGGTCTGCCCGGCGTCGGCGAGTCCGACGGCGGCGGGCCGGACCGGTCGGACGGCGACGCCGCGCCGACGACGCTGCGGCCGTTCGTGCTGACCGCCGGCCGGGTCACCGGGGCGGACCCGGACATCAACCTGGAGACGCAGGTGACCGCCCGGGTACCGGACCTGTTCGACCCCGGCCCTTCGGTATCCGGCCTGGCCCCTGAACTGCGGGCGATCATCTCGCTCGCCGCCGACCCGATCTCCGTCGCGGAACTGTCCGCCCGGCTGGGGCTGCACCTGGGGGTGACCCGGGTGCTCGTCGGCGACCTCCGCGCCTCCGCCCATCTCGACGTCCACGTACCCGACGTCGACGCCCCTGCCGATGCCGACACCATCCTGCGAGTGATCCGTGGACTACGTGCCATCTCCTGA
- a CDS encoding ATP/GTP-binding protein, with protein MPVKIVVAGGFGVGKTTTVGAISEIVPLTTEAEMTAVSVGVDDPGTESGKTTTTVAMDFGCVTIDRSLKLYLFGTPGQTRFGFMWDDLARGALGALVVVDSSRLDDCYPAVDYFERAGLPFVVGVNTFNGRLGHSIDEVRWALATGPAVPVVAYDARDRLSVRDALLVVLDRALDRAVRSQPS; from the coding sequence ATCCCGGTCAAGATCGTCGTGGCGGGTGGCTTCGGGGTCGGCAAGACCACCACCGTCGGAGCCATCTCCGAGATCGTCCCGCTGACCACCGAGGCGGAGATGACCGCCGTCTCCGTCGGGGTCGACGATCCCGGCACAGAGTCCGGCAAGACCACCACGACCGTCGCGATGGACTTCGGCTGTGTCACGATCGACCGGAGTCTGAAGCTGTACCTGTTCGGCACCCCGGGTCAGACCCGTTTCGGGTTCATGTGGGACGACCTGGCCCGAGGGGCGTTGGGCGCACTGGTCGTGGTGGACAGCTCACGCCTGGACGACTGCTACCCCGCCGTCGACTACTTCGAGCGGGCCGGGCTGCCGTTCGTGGTGGGAGTAAATACCTTCAACGGCCGCCTTGGTCATAGCATTGACGAGGTCAGGTGGGCGTTGGCGACCGGCCCGGCCGTTCCGGTCGTCGCGTACGACGCCCGCGACCGACTGTCGGTCCGGGACGCCCTGCTGGTGGTCCTGGACCGGGCGCTGGACCGAGCGGTACGGAGTCAGCCATCCTGA
- a CDS encoding nitrate- and nitrite sensing domain-containing protein has translation MIPLIAVAALAVPIVIDRAALAGRAADTVRTVQAGGQIGSLAQDLQQERLLAIGYLLDSVDRSRLVLHEAAVTDRIADIRAELGGQLDAELAAAVDAVDGLAEVRAAVRDRTADSDQVMTAYGDLIERLLDGLKLVDSADVATPEGRQIVALDAALRLDAAISAGAAHMLLVVGSRDPQAATRYALSLVTTQEHAARFSRFATADQVALYSLVEEALDQRLGSGFSDASQAGTQNGSPVDPAQVLAGLSAATLFPSLESLIALGRFVERKIVIDVTVDVTRRQEQVLFTAYGVVAGALLVLLVVVALSLYVARSVAQPLARLTFSADRVARIAEAELVRVADDESERPDPVRLDPVEVTATDEIGDLARAFERVQQTAARLVERQVSSRRNVAQMFGHVGRRTQNLVGRQLAIIDRLEREETDPRRLQHLYRLDHVSSRLRRNAGSLVVLSGATGAEEHMAPLPVSDVIRLALGEIEDYTRVDVQAPAGYALQPSVIADLVLLLAELMENGTVFSPPHTRVTVTAGPLDDGLRVSVIDRGLGLSPERLAEENARLTRRERLDLVPTEVLGLFVVGRLARRHAMDVELTATPGGGVTVTVDLGPDLIVPATAAPGPAMAAGSTSRSPAVAPTIAPLPGTVPADAVLIGTTPGGPPGDTPPGDRPAAATPTGASGLRPDRTVARASVRTGGPDGSGASFDSSAVQRATRSLGTGTPWNAFGTAVEPAGAPDQPTAAPAAEPVGRGPLRQRVPGAQHPVGGGPAALSDAPADPVAARALLEEFEAGVRRAQREVAQDSTVAGSDRLTQRVPGASLPDPPPASASPGNRQPWPPDPQQAKESLDEFETGVQRALTEITTTFQHGSKGTHG, from the coding sequence ATGATCCCGCTGATCGCGGTCGCTGCCCTGGCGGTGCCGATCGTGATCGACCGCGCCGCGTTGGCCGGCCGGGCCGCCGACACGGTCCGTACCGTGCAGGCCGGTGGCCAGATCGGCTCGCTCGCCCAGGACCTGCAGCAGGAACGTCTGCTGGCGATCGGCTACCTGCTGGACAGCGTGGACCGGTCCCGGCTGGTGCTGCACGAGGCGGCCGTCACCGACCGGATCGCCGACATCCGGGCCGAGCTGGGTGGCCAGCTCGACGCCGAGCTGGCCGCGGCGGTCGACGCGGTGGACGGCCTCGCCGAGGTCCGGGCCGCGGTACGCGACCGCACCGCCGACAGCGATCAGGTGATGACCGCGTACGGCGATCTCATCGAGCGGCTGCTCGACGGGTTGAAGTTGGTCGACTCGGCCGACGTCGCCACCCCCGAGGGACGCCAGATCGTGGCGCTGGACGCCGCGCTGCGGCTGGACGCCGCGATCAGCGCCGGGGCGGCCCACATGCTGCTGGTGGTCGGGTCCCGCGACCCGCAGGCCGCCACCCGGTACGCGCTGAGCCTGGTCACCACTCAGGAGCACGCCGCCCGGTTCAGCCGGTTCGCCACCGCCGACCAGGTGGCCCTCTACAGCCTGGTCGAGGAGGCGCTCGACCAGCGGCTCGGCAGCGGATTCAGCGACGCGTCACAGGCCGGCACGCAGAACGGCTCCCCGGTCGACCCGGCGCAGGTGCTGGCCGGTCTGTCCGCAGCCACGTTGTTCCCGTCGTTGGAGTCACTGATCGCCCTCGGCCGGTTCGTCGAGCGCAAGATCGTCATCGACGTCACGGTCGACGTGACCCGACGGCAGGAACAGGTTCTGTTCACCGCGTACGGCGTGGTGGCCGGGGCGCTGCTGGTCCTGCTGGTGGTCGTCGCGCTGAGCCTGTACGTGGCCCGATCGGTCGCCCAGCCGCTGGCCAGGCTCACTTTCTCGGCCGACCGGGTCGCCCGGATCGCCGAGGCGGAGCTGGTACGGGTGGCCGACGACGAGTCGGAACGCCCCGACCCGGTACGCCTCGACCCGGTCGAGGTGACCGCCACCGACGAGATCGGCGACCTGGCCCGCGCCTTCGAGCGGGTCCAGCAGACCGCCGCCCGGCTCGTCGAGCGGCAGGTGTCGAGCCGACGCAACGTGGCACAGATGTTCGGCCACGTCGGACGGCGGACGCAGAACCTGGTGGGCCGCCAGTTGGCGATCATCGACCGGCTGGAGCGAGAGGAGACCGACCCGCGTCGGCTGCAGCATCTCTACCGGCTCGACCACGTCTCCAGCCGGCTACGGCGCAACGCCGGCAGCCTGGTGGTGCTCTCCGGTGCGACCGGCGCCGAGGAGCACATGGCCCCACTGCCGGTCTCCGACGTCATCCGACTCGCGCTCGGTGAGATCGAGGACTACACCCGGGTCGACGTGCAGGCACCCGCCGGGTACGCCCTGCAGCCGTCGGTCATCGCCGACCTGGTGCTGCTACTTGCCGAGCTGATGGAGAACGGCACCGTCTTCTCGCCACCGCACACCCGGGTGACCGTGACCGCCGGGCCGCTCGACGACGGTCTGCGGGTCAGCGTCATCGACCGAGGGCTCGGGCTGTCCCCGGAGCGACTGGCCGAGGAGAATGCCCGGCTGACCCGACGGGAACGGCTCGACCTGGTACCGACCGAGGTCCTCGGACTGTTCGTGGTCGGCCGGCTCGCCCGCCGGCATGCGATGGATGTCGAACTGACCGCCACGCCGGGCGGCGGGGTCACGGTCACGGTCGACTTGGGACCCGATCTGATCGTGCCGGCCACCGCCGCCCCTGGACCGGCCATGGCCGCCGGTTCCACCAGCCGGTCACCAGCGGTCGCGCCCACCATCGCGCCGCTGCCCGGTACGGTCCCGGCCGACGCGGTGCTGATCGGCACCACACCGGGCGGACCGCCCGGGGACACCCCGCCCGGGGACCGGCCGGCGGCCGCGACGCCGACGGGCGCCAGCGGGCTCCGTCCGGACCGGACCGTCGCCCGGGCCAGCGTCCGCACCGGCGGACCGGACGGCTCCGGCGCCAGCTTCGACTCGTCGGCGGTGCAGCGGGCCACCCGGTCACTTGGCACCGGCACCCCGTGGAACGCGTTCGGCACGGCGGTCGAACCGGCCGGGGCGCCGGACCAGCCAACGGCGGCGCCGGCCGCCGAGCCGGTCGGACGTGGGCCGCTGCGGCAACGCGTTCCCGGCGCCCAGCACCCGGTCGGCGGCGGACCGGCGGCGCTCAGCGACGCACCGGCCGACCCGGTCGCCGCACGAGCGCTGCTGGAGGAGTTCGAGGCCGGGGTACGGCGGGCACAGCGGGAAGTGGCGCAGGACTCGACGGTCGCCGGGTCGGACCGCCTCACCCAGCGGGTGCCCGGCGCGAGCCTGCCCGACCCGCCGCCGGCCAGCGCATCCCCCGGCAACCGCCAGCCCTGGCCACCGGACCCACAGCAGGCAAAGGAGTCCCTGGACGAATTCGAGACGGGCGTACAGCGCGCGCTCACCGAGATCACCACCACCTTCCAGCACGGCAGCAAAGGAACGCACGGATGA
- a CDS encoding Hsp70 family protein: MTEPILVVDVGTSGTRVALVVADQTTLVKEPASGATSWPSSVCLADEGFLVGTPSEVRKRAMPRRYIDGPRRAVDAQAAMWLEHREVTGAEALTAYLTVVANEVRQLYVGQIDRLTLSVPADYLPGDPRRDTMLAVGAAAGFRDVELIDSAVAAALDPTTGDNLPAGALVLVCDLGATWTVALVQVYGSHTVQLAQQTSPAGQELDALLINDLRTEGRAWLEPMLAAPGDAGLRAYHEAIDFARRLKHQLVDADEVVDHLTPLTPPYRLTRAWLDAFAEPALRWLVEGAAGVLGAVGAAPADLAAVVVAGGNAYLPAVHTTLRSGLGIIDAGSPGPLRCGPDPELAVLRGAARFAAGASGRTVTAEPQRWRTEPTSWEIPGGRARLLRWCVPPGEPYPAGAVLAHIRTPDERVFELTAAQHGRQLGQQAYPGDLVGPVLVVATAKDAVALQRQPPPRRRHLESTGSWLLTPDREHLVECDPAARLVRLRAIADDMVRAEFRPEHTAGAQPTGRVFVDPDGRLAVVAWATDGFISVWDIETGKLSARFRDPGEPHRVLIDETGWRAAAEGRAKAVGRYRRTVTTLWDLRTGSQIDRITDDRWEQRMPEFAEHSRREGFGTAAVSADGQLRAAVADALDGIAAVVLQDTSTGQELFRVLGGTGQRVRVGFSADSRHLLANWESNERSLIDVWDV; this comes from the coding sequence ATGACCGAGCCGATCCTGGTGGTCGATGTCGGCACCTCGGGCACCCGGGTGGCGCTGGTCGTCGCGGACCAGACGACCCTGGTCAAGGAACCGGCCAGCGGAGCGACCAGCTGGCCGTCGTCGGTGTGTCTGGCGGACGAGGGATTTCTGGTCGGCACCCCGTCCGAGGTACGTAAGCGGGCCATGCCGCGGCGGTACATCGACGGGCCACGCCGGGCCGTCGACGCCCAGGCGGCCATGTGGCTGGAACACCGGGAGGTCACCGGCGCCGAGGCGCTCACCGCGTACCTCACCGTGGTCGCCAACGAGGTTCGCCAACTGTACGTCGGTCAGATCGACCGGCTGACCCTGTCCGTGCCGGCGGACTACCTGCCCGGCGATCCCCGTCGGGACACGATGCTCGCCGTCGGTGCGGCCGCCGGGTTCCGCGACGTGGAACTGATCGACAGCGCGGTGGCGGCGGCGCTGGACCCGACGACCGGCGACAACCTGCCGGCCGGCGCGCTGGTGCTGGTCTGTGACCTCGGCGCGACCTGGACCGTCGCGCTGGTGCAGGTGTACGGCAGCCACACCGTCCAGCTCGCTCAGCAGACCAGCCCGGCCGGGCAGGAGCTCGACGCGCTGCTCATCAACGACCTGCGTACCGAGGGGCGGGCCTGGCTGGAGCCGATGCTCGCCGCACCCGGTGACGCCGGGCTGCGCGCCTACCACGAGGCGATCGACTTCGCCCGCCGGCTCAAACACCAACTGGTCGACGCCGACGAGGTGGTCGATCACCTCACCCCGCTCACCCCGCCGTACCGGCTGACCCGGGCCTGGCTGGACGCGTTCGCCGAACCGGCGCTGCGCTGGCTGGTGGAGGGCGCCGCAGGTGTGCTGGGCGCGGTCGGCGCCGCACCGGCCGACCTGGCCGCGGTGGTCGTCGCCGGCGGCAACGCCTACCTGCCGGCGGTGCACACCACGCTGCGGTCCGGCCTCGGCATCATCGACGCCGGGTCGCCGGGGCCGCTGCGCTGCGGCCCGGACCCGGAGCTGGCGGTGCTGCGCGGCGCGGCCCGGTTCGCGGCCGGCGCCAGCGGTCGCACCGTCACCGCCGAGCCTCAGCGGTGGCGCACCGAGCCGACCTCGTGGGAGATCCCGGGCGGTCGGGCCCGGCTGCTGCGCTGGTGCGTGCCGCCGGGCGAGCCCTACCCGGCCGGGGCGGTGCTCGCCCACATCCGTACCCCCGACGAGCGGGTCTTCGAGCTCACCGCCGCCCAGCACGGCCGGCAGTTGGGCCAGCAGGCGTACCCGGGCGACCTGGTCGGCCCGGTCCTGGTGGTGGCCACCGCGAAGGACGCGGTGGCCCTGCAGCGCCAGCCGCCGCCCCGGCGGCGGCACCTGGAGTCCACCGGCAGCTGGCTGCTCACCCCGGACCGCGAGCATCTGGTGGAGTGCGACCCGGCGGCCCGGCTGGTCCGGCTCCGGGCGATCGCCGACGACATGGTCCGCGCCGAGTTCCGCCCGGAGCACACCGCCGGCGCACAGCCGACCGGCCGGGTGTTCGTCGACCCGGACGGCCGGCTCGCGGTGGTGGCCTGGGCCACGGACGGGTTCATCTCGGTGTGGGACATCGAGACCGGCAAGCTCAGCGCCCGGTTCCGCGACCCGGGCGAGCCGCACCGGGTGCTGATCGACGAGACCGGGTGGCGGGCGGCGGCCGAGGGCCGGGCGAAGGCGGTAGGTCGGTACCGGCGCACCGTGACGACCCTGTGGGACCTGCGTACCGGCAGCCAGATCGACCGGATCACCGACGACCGGTGGGAGCAGCGGATGCCGGAGTTCGCCGAGCACAGCCGGCGGGAAGGGTTCGGCACGGCTGCGGTCAGCGCCGACGGGCAACTACGGGCCGCGGTCGCCGACGCGCTCGACGGCATCGCCGCGGTGGTCCTGCAGGACACGTCGACCGGGCAGGAGCTGTTCCGGGTGCTGGGTGGCACCGGGCAGCGGGTCCGGGTCGGGTTCAGCGCCGACAGCCGGCACCTGCTGGCCAACTGGGAGTCCAACGAGCGGAGCCTGATCGATGTCTGGGATGTCTGA
- a CDS encoding TMEM165/GDT1 family protein — protein MDGFLAATAISFGVIFVAELGDKSQLMALTFATRFRTWPVLIGITAATAVVHLVSVALGYGLGVALPTGWIALAAALAFIGFGFWTLRGDTLTDEESRRAQRTTRTAVIAVFTAFFLAELGDKTMLATITLATRHGWFGTWLGSTLGMVAADALAIVVGRLLGRRLPERVIAYGAAALFFAFGCWLLVEAVVELAA, from the coding sequence ATGGACGGCTTCCTTGCGGCGACCGCGATCAGCTTCGGCGTGATCTTCGTCGCCGAGCTGGGCGACAAGTCACAGCTGATGGCGTTGACCTTCGCCACCCGATTCAGGACCTGGCCGGTGCTGATCGGCATCACCGCGGCCACCGCCGTCGTGCACCTGGTGTCGGTCGCCCTCGGATACGGCCTCGGCGTGGCCCTGCCCACCGGCTGGATCGCGCTGGCCGCCGCACTGGCGTTCATCGGGTTCGGCTTCTGGACGCTGCGCGGCGACACCCTCACCGACGAGGAGTCCCGCCGGGCGCAGCGGACCACCAGGACGGCGGTGATCGCCGTGTTCACCGCCTTCTTCCTGGCCGAGCTGGGGGACAAGACGATGCTGGCGACGATCACGTTGGCCACCCGGCACGGCTGGTTCGGCACCTGGCTCGGCTCCACGCTCGGCATGGTCGCGGCCGACGCGCTGGCCATCGTGGTGGGCCGGCTGCTCGGCCGGCGGCTTCCCGAGCGGGTGATCGCGTACGGGGCGGCCGCGCTGTTCTTCGCGTTCGGCTGCTGGCTGCTGGTCGAGGCGGTCGTCGAACTGGCCGCCTGA